The Indicator indicator isolate 239-I01 chromosome 22, UM_Iind_1.1, whole genome shotgun sequence genome includes a window with the following:
- the PERCC1 gene encoding protein PERCC1: MHGRAAAPRVSPGPGVPLHADMAAGVIRPLAELRLPSPFPHGLLLPSCPEPDFPDLSEEDEEEEEEDEEEAVEESMRPDLAIPSAAETTIRLLKFSELISCDIQRYFGRRGQEEATGSPGMPEDCSSPQRAEAQPEAVPLQGSPATVHRLGPLAELFEYGVHRCLPPRGAGSKTQRLERKYGHITPMHRRKLPPSFWREPGPGPTSLLHTSTPDFSDLLANWTVEPGLELPGTGRELPSEPGRLGLEAEPFTGL, translated from the exons ATGCATGGCCGGGCGGCAGCGCCAAG ggTGAGTCCAGGTCCTGGGGTGCCCCTGCATGCTGACATGGCCGCAGGTGTCATCCGGCCCTTGGCTGAGCTGCGGCTGCCCTCACCCTTCCCACAcggcctgctgctgccctcatgCCCTGAGCCAGACTTTCCAGACCTCtctgaggaggatgaggaggaagaggaggaggatgaagaagagGCAGTGGAAGAGAGCATGAGGCCAGATTTGGCCATCCCCAGCGCTGCTGAGACCACTATACGACTCCTGAAGTTTTCAGAGCTCATCAGCTGTGACATCCAGCGGTACTTCGGGCGGCGGGGACAGGAAGAGGCCACTGGCAGCCCTGGCATGCCCGAGGACTGCAGCTCGCCCCAACGTGCTGAGGCCCAGCCCGAGGCTGTGCCACTGCAGGGCAGCCCCGCAACTGTGCACCGGCTAGGGCCACTGGCCGAGCTCTTCGAGTACGGCGTGCACCGGTGCCTGCCACCCcggggagctggcagcaagaCACAGCGTCTGGAGAGGAAGTATGGCCACATCACCCCCATGCACCGGAGGAAGCTACCACCCTCCTTCTGGAGGGAGCCAGGCCCCGGCCCCACTAGCCTCCTCCACACCAGCACCCCTGACTTCAGTGACCTCCTGGCCAACTGGACAGTGGAGCCAGGGTTGGAGCTGCCAGGCACTGGGCGGGAGCTGCCATCTGAGCCAGGCCGACTGGGGCTGGAAGCTGAGCCCTTCACTGGGCTGTGA
- the CLCN7 gene encoding H(+)/Cl(-) exchange transporter 7 isoform X3: protein MANVAKKVSWSGRDRDEEDEDGQAGETTPLLNGTGPGAAAGGRQETEFPRQCPNEIPHNEKLLSLKYESLDYDNSENQLFLEEERRINHTAFRTVEIKRWVICAMIGILTGLVACFIDIVVENLAGLKYRVVKGNIDKFTEKGGLSFSLLLWATLNASVVMVGSVIVAFIEPVAAGSGIPQIKCYLNGVKIPHVVRLKTLVIKVCGVILSVVGGLAVGKEGPMIHSGAVIAAGISQGRSTSLKRDFKIFEYFRRDTEKRDFVSAGAAAGVSAAFGAPVGGVLFSLEEGASFWNQFLTWRIFFASMISTFTLNSVLSVYHGNAWDLSSPGLINFGRFDNEKMGYTIQEIPIFIFMGVVGGILGALFNALNYWLTMFRIRYIHRPCLQVVEAMLVAAVTATVGFVMIYCSRDCQPIQGSTVAYPLQLFCADGEYNSMATAFFNTPEKSVVNLFHDPPGSYNPMTLGMFTLMYFFLACWTYGLTVSAGVFIPSLLIGAAWGRLFGISLSYLTKGSIWADPGKYALMGAAAQLGGIVRMTLSLTVIMMEATGNVTYGFPIMLVLMTAKIVGDYFVEGLYDMHIQLQSVPFLHWEAPVTSHSLTAREVMSAPVTCLRRIERVGTVVDILSDTSSNHNGFPVVESNPDTTQVAGLRGLILRSQLIVLLKHKVFVERANLSLVQRRLKLKDFRDAYPRFPPIQSIHVSQDERECMMDLSEFMNPSPYTVPQEASLPRVFKLFRALGLRHLVVVDNRNEVVGMVTRKDLARYRLGKEGLEELSLAQT from the exons ATGGCTAACGTCGCCAAGAAGGTGTCCTGGTCCGGCCGCGACCGCGACGAGGAGGACGAGGACGGGCAAGCGGGCGAGACTACCCCGCTGCTCAACGGGACCGGCccgggggcggcggcgggcggccgGCAG GAGACGGAGTTCCCTCGGCAGTGTCCCAATGAGATCCCCCACAACGAGAAGCTCCTGTCCCTCAAGTACGAG AGCCTGGACTATGACAACAGTGAAAACCAGCTGTtcctggaggaggagaggaggataaACCACACT GCTTTCCGCACGGTGGAGATCAAGCGCTGGGTGATCTGTGCCATGATCGGCATCCTCACCGGCCTCGTCGCCTGCTTCATCGACATCGTGGTGGAGAACCTGGCTGGGCTCAAGTACCGCGTGGTGAAGGGCA ACATTGACAAGTTCACGGAGAAAGGGGGCCTATCTTTCTCCCTCTTACTCTGGGCCACCCTTAATGCCAGTGTGGTGATGGTGGGCTCTGTGATTGTTGCTTTCATTGAG cccgtggcagctggcagtggcattCCCCAGATCAAATGTTACCTCAACGGTGTGAAGATCCCACATGTTGTCCGCCTCAAG ACCCTGGTGATCAAAGTCTGTGGGGTCATCCTCTCGGTGGTCGGTGGCCTGGCTGTGGGGAAG GAAGGACCCATGATTCACTCCGGAGCGGTGATTGCTGCCGGGATCTCCCAGGGCAGATCCACGTCTTTAAAGCGAGACTTCAAG ATCTTTGAGTACTTCCGCAGGGACACAGAGAAGAGAGACTTTGtgtcagctggagctgctgccggTGTCTCAGCTGCCTTTGGTGCCCCTGTAG GGGGTGtcctcttcagcttggaggaagGGGCTTCCTTCTGGAACCAGTTCCTGACATGGAGAATC TTCTTTGCCTCCATGATCTCAACATTCACTCTCAACTCTGTCCTGAGTGTTTACCATGGCAATGCTTGGGATCTCTCCAGCCCTGGGCTTATCAACTTTGGCAGGTTTGATAACGAG AAAATGGGATACACAATCCAGGAAATTCCTATCTTCATCTTCATGGGAGTGGTTG GTGGGATCCTTGGGGCCCTGTTCAATGCCCTCAATTACTGGTTAACGATGTTCAGGATCAG GTACATCCACCGGCCCTGCCTGCAGGTGGTTGAGGCCatgctggtggcagcagtgaCAGCGACTGTGGGCTTTGTCATGATTTATTGCTCAAGAGACTGCCAGCCCATCCAGGGGAGCACAGTGGCATATCCCCTGCAG CTTTTCTGTGCTGATGGAGAGTACAACTCTATGGCCACTGCCTTTTTCAACACACCTGAGAAGAGCGTTGTCAATCTCTTCCATGACCCTCCAG GTTCCTACAACCCCATGACACTAGGCATGTTCACACTGATGTATTTCTTCCTGGCCTGCTGGACCTATGGCCTCACAGTGTCTGCAGGGGTCttcatcccctccctgctgatTGGCGCTGCTTGGGGGAGgctctttggcatctccttgtcCTACCTGACCAAAGGCTCA ATCTGGGCTGATCCCGGGAAGTACGCCCTGATGGGAGCTGCTGCACAATTGG GTGGGATCGTGCGGATGACGCTGAGTCTCACTGTCATCATGATGGAGGCAACAGGCAATGTCACCTATGGCTTCCCCATCATGCTGGTGCTGATGACAGCAAAGATTGTTGGAGATTACTTTGTGGAG GGGCTCTATGACATGCACATCCAGCTGCAGAGCGTGCCCTTCCTGCACTGGGAGGCCCCAGTAACATCCCACTCCCTCACGGCCAG AGAGGTCATGAGTGCTCCTGTCACTTGCCTGCGGAGGATCGAGCGTGTGGGCACGGTTGTGGACATCCTCAGCGACACCTCCTCCAACCACAATGGCTTCCCAGTGGTGGAAAGCAATCCTGATACCACGCAg GTGGCAGGACTGCGGGGTTTGATCCTGCGTTCCCAGCTCATTGTCCTGCTGAAGCACAAG GTTTTTGTGGAAAGAGCCAACCTGAGCCTGGTGCAGCGACGGCTGAAGCTGAAGGATTTCCGGGATGCCTACCCACGCTTCCCCCCGATCCAGTCCATCCACGTCTCCCAGGACGAGCGTGAGTGCATGATGGACCTCAGCGAGTTCATGAACCCCTCTCCATACACTGTACCCCAG GAGGCATCTCTGCCAAGGGTGTTCAAACTCTTCCGAGCCCTGGGACTGCGGCACTTGGTGGTTGTGGACAATCGCAATGAG GTGGTGGGCATGGTCACACGTAAGGACCTGGCCAGGTATCGGTTGGGCAAGGAAGGCCTGGAAGAGCTCTCGCTGGCACAGACGTGA
- the CLCN7 gene encoding H(+)/Cl(-) exchange transporter 7 isoform X1 — protein sequence MANVAKKVSWSGRDRDEEDEDGQAGETTPLLNGTGPGAAAGGRQVGAGSPQLTPSSFLRIGQLSNVDLNEDIRELETEFPRQCPNEIPHNEKLLSLKYESLDYDNSENQLFLEEERRINHTAFRTVEIKRWVICAMIGILTGLVACFIDIVVENLAGLKYRVVKGNIDKFTEKGGLSFSLLLWATLNASVVMVGSVIVAFIEPVAAGSGIPQIKCYLNGVKIPHVVRLKTLVIKVCGVILSVVGGLAVGKEGPMIHSGAVIAAGISQGRSTSLKRDFKIFEYFRRDTEKRDFVSAGAAAGVSAAFGAPVGGVLFSLEEGASFWNQFLTWRIFFASMISTFTLNSVLSVYHGNAWDLSSPGLINFGRFDNEKMGYTIQEIPIFIFMGVVGGILGALFNALNYWLTMFRIRYIHRPCLQVVEAMLVAAVTATVGFVMIYCSRDCQPIQGSTVAYPLQLFCADGEYNSMATAFFNTPEKSVVNLFHDPPGSYNPMTLGMFTLMYFFLACWTYGLTVSAGVFIPSLLIGAAWGRLFGISLSYLTKGSIWADPGKYALMGAAAQLGGIVRMTLSLTVIMMEATGNVTYGFPIMLVLMTAKIVGDYFVEGLYDMHIQLQSVPFLHWEAPVTSHSLTAREVMSAPVTCLRRIERVGTVVDILSDTSSNHNGFPVVESNPDTTQVAGLRGLILRSQLIVLLKHKVFVERANLSLVQRRLKLKDFRDAYPRFPPIQSIHVSQDERECMMDLSEFMNPSPYTVPQEASLPRVFKLFRALGLRHLVVVDNRNEVVGMVTRKDLARYRLGKEGLEELSLAQT from the exons ATGGCTAACGTCGCCAAGAAGGTGTCCTGGTCCGGCCGCGACCGCGACGAGGAGGACGAGGACGGGCAAGCGGGCGAGACTACCCCGCTGCTCAACGGGACCGGCccgggggcggcggcgggcggccgGCAGGTGGGTGCCGG ctctcctcagcttactccctcctccttcctgcgcatcgggcagctgagcaatgtgGACCTCAACGAGGACATCCGGGAGCTG GAGACGGAGTTCCCTCGGCAGTGTCCCAATGAGATCCCCCACAACGAGAAGCTCCTGTCCCTCAAGTACGAG AGCCTGGACTATGACAACAGTGAAAACCAGCTGTtcctggaggaggagaggaggataaACCACACT GCTTTCCGCACGGTGGAGATCAAGCGCTGGGTGATCTGTGCCATGATCGGCATCCTCACCGGCCTCGTCGCCTGCTTCATCGACATCGTGGTGGAGAACCTGGCTGGGCTCAAGTACCGCGTGGTGAAGGGCA ACATTGACAAGTTCACGGAGAAAGGGGGCCTATCTTTCTCCCTCTTACTCTGGGCCACCCTTAATGCCAGTGTGGTGATGGTGGGCTCTGTGATTGTTGCTTTCATTGAG cccgtggcagctggcagtggcattCCCCAGATCAAATGTTACCTCAACGGTGTGAAGATCCCACATGTTGTCCGCCTCAAG ACCCTGGTGATCAAAGTCTGTGGGGTCATCCTCTCGGTGGTCGGTGGCCTGGCTGTGGGGAAG GAAGGACCCATGATTCACTCCGGAGCGGTGATTGCTGCCGGGATCTCCCAGGGCAGATCCACGTCTTTAAAGCGAGACTTCAAG ATCTTTGAGTACTTCCGCAGGGACACAGAGAAGAGAGACTTTGtgtcagctggagctgctgccggTGTCTCAGCTGCCTTTGGTGCCCCTGTAG GGGGTGtcctcttcagcttggaggaagGGGCTTCCTTCTGGAACCAGTTCCTGACATGGAGAATC TTCTTTGCCTCCATGATCTCAACATTCACTCTCAACTCTGTCCTGAGTGTTTACCATGGCAATGCTTGGGATCTCTCCAGCCCTGGGCTTATCAACTTTGGCAGGTTTGATAACGAG AAAATGGGATACACAATCCAGGAAATTCCTATCTTCATCTTCATGGGAGTGGTTG GTGGGATCCTTGGGGCCCTGTTCAATGCCCTCAATTACTGGTTAACGATGTTCAGGATCAG GTACATCCACCGGCCCTGCCTGCAGGTGGTTGAGGCCatgctggtggcagcagtgaCAGCGACTGTGGGCTTTGTCATGATTTATTGCTCAAGAGACTGCCAGCCCATCCAGGGGAGCACAGTGGCATATCCCCTGCAG CTTTTCTGTGCTGATGGAGAGTACAACTCTATGGCCACTGCCTTTTTCAACACACCTGAGAAGAGCGTTGTCAATCTCTTCCATGACCCTCCAG GTTCCTACAACCCCATGACACTAGGCATGTTCACACTGATGTATTTCTTCCTGGCCTGCTGGACCTATGGCCTCACAGTGTCTGCAGGGGTCttcatcccctccctgctgatTGGCGCTGCTTGGGGGAGgctctttggcatctccttgtcCTACCTGACCAAAGGCTCA ATCTGGGCTGATCCCGGGAAGTACGCCCTGATGGGAGCTGCTGCACAATTGG GTGGGATCGTGCGGATGACGCTGAGTCTCACTGTCATCATGATGGAGGCAACAGGCAATGTCACCTATGGCTTCCCCATCATGCTGGTGCTGATGACAGCAAAGATTGTTGGAGATTACTTTGTGGAG GGGCTCTATGACATGCACATCCAGCTGCAGAGCGTGCCCTTCCTGCACTGGGAGGCCCCAGTAACATCCCACTCCCTCACGGCCAG AGAGGTCATGAGTGCTCCTGTCACTTGCCTGCGGAGGATCGAGCGTGTGGGCACGGTTGTGGACATCCTCAGCGACACCTCCTCCAACCACAATGGCTTCCCAGTGGTGGAAAGCAATCCTGATACCACGCAg GTGGCAGGACTGCGGGGTTTGATCCTGCGTTCCCAGCTCATTGTCCTGCTGAAGCACAAG GTTTTTGTGGAAAGAGCCAACCTGAGCCTGGTGCAGCGACGGCTGAAGCTGAAGGATTTCCGGGATGCCTACCCACGCTTCCCCCCGATCCAGTCCATCCACGTCTCCCAGGACGAGCGTGAGTGCATGATGGACCTCAGCGAGTTCATGAACCCCTCTCCATACACTGTACCCCAG GAGGCATCTCTGCCAAGGGTGTTCAAACTCTTCCGAGCCCTGGGACTGCGGCACTTGGTGGTTGTGGACAATCGCAATGAG GTGGTGGGCATGGTCACACGTAAGGACCTGGCCAGGTATCGGTTGGGCAAGGAAGGCCTGGAAGAGCTCTCGCTGGCACAGACGTGA
- the PTX4 gene encoding pentraxin-4 yields MGTAAISCRRPPGTGQAPGPGPAPGTEARPTARDAHVLPPRGGPRAPGPASYCCPAALRCTACPASCCCPAALRCTARPASTEGASAGPDVQQKASGSGMARTVLTLCLLLAAVLWGGLTQALGPMARPGPLLLRLQRLEKQFLRLQEVTLSHLQSIAENYNISYNIDGRFWVLMEQVEAAAADRAALGTELARLDTASRQLHRRLKRLEGTVGALNPAYLPLTHPRRALAEAGTKLHSLTDAAQSWGSQLEQELQGQVAPSILSHQPLKAKQREPHRQEEGHQLPADAKPDGVPGEDAEFPHDAVPGPQAVTLMVQTVTVVPQVQPLASQQSGEDRYRTPTLVPSSPACHTGAVLLFPNTSAKHMAILELEPHQELQALSLCAWLATSAPSLGALISYITQDGGSKLAVRGHDGDLSGSAQFVIGEGQFRQLPVMPLLDGKWHHLCLTWSSSQGQYRFYVDRRLLAAGSGFQQGYEIPAGGSWVLGWEQDHPGRVFGTTAFVGHLAGFGLWSRALLPGEVASMATGQGLSHGPLLMLDNASLQGEVQKVVCSCPQHCL; encoded by the exons ATGGGCACCGCTGCCATCTCCTGCCGCCGGCCCCCAGGTACGGGGCAGgcccccggccccggccccgcccccGGCACTGAGGCACGGCCCACGGCTCGGGACGCGCACGTGCTGCCGCCTCGTGGCGGCCCGCGCGCACCGGGCCCCGCCTCatactgctgccctgctgcgCTGCGCTgcactgcctgccctgcctcatgctgctgccctgctgcgcTGCGCTGCACTGCCCGCCCTGCCTC CACAGAGGGTGCCAGCGCTGGCCCTGATGTGCAGCAGAAAGCGTCCGGCAGCGGCATGGCGAGGACAGTTCTgaccctctgcctgctccttgctgctgtcCTGTGGGGTGGCCTGACACAGGCTCTGGGACCCATGGCTCGCCCTGGCCCCTTGCTGCTGAGACTGCAGCGGCTGGAGAAGCAG TTTCTCCGGCTCCAAGAGGTGACACTGAGCCATCTCCAGAGCATCGCTGAGAACTACAACATCTCCTACAACATTGATGGACGCTTCTGggtgctgatggagcaggtggaggcagctgctgctgaccgaGCTGCCCTGGGCACTGAGCTGGCTCGCTTGGACACTGCCAGCCGGCAACTGCACCGCAGGCTGAAGCGGCTGGAGGGGACAGTGGGTGCCCTGAACCCAGCTTACCTACCACTCACCCACCCACGACGTGCACTAGCAGAGGCTGGCACcaagctgcacagcctgacagacgctgcccagagctggggcagccagctggagcaggagctgcagggccaggTGGCCCCCAGTATCCTCAGCCATCAGCCcctgaaagcaaagcagagggaaCCACACCGACAGGAAGAAGGGCATCAGCTGCCAGCTGATGCCAAGCCTGATGGAGTACCTGGAGAGGATGCAGAGTTCCCTCATGACGCAGTACCAGGACCTCAGGCTGTGACACTGATGGTCCAAACTGTGACTGTGGTCCCCCAGGTGCAGCCACTGGCATCCCAGCAGTCAGGAGAGGATAGGTACAGGACCCCTACCCTggtgcccagctccccagcctgccacACTGGTGCTGTCCTGCTCTTCCCCAACACCTCTGCCAAGCACATGGCCATCCTGGAGCTGGAGCcacaccaggagctgcaggcactgtcactctgtgcctggctggccacctcagcccccagcctcGGTGCCCTCATCTCCTACATCACTCAGGATGGTGGCAGCAAACTGGCTGTGCGTGGCCATGATGGggacctctctggctctgcacaGTTTGTCATTGGGGAAGGGCAGTTTCGGCAGCTCCCAGTGATGCCACTCCTGGATGGCAAGTGGCACCACCTCTGTCTCACCTGGTCCTCCAGCCAGGGCCAGTACCGCTTCTACGTGGACAGgcggctgctggctgctggctctggcttcCAGCAGGGCTATGAAATTCCCGCTGGTGGCTCATGGGTGTTAGGCTGGGAGCAGGATCACCCTGGAAGGGTCTTTGGCACCACAGCTTTTGTAGGTCACCTGGCTGGCTTTGGTCTCTGGAGCCGAGCTCTCCTGCCCGGGGAGGTAGCCAGCATGGCAACAGGCCAGGGGCTGTCCCATGGCCCCCTCCTCATGCTAGACAATGCCTCCCTGCAGGGTGAAGTGCAGAAGGTGGTGtgctcctgcccccagcactgcctgtga
- the CLCN7 gene encoding H(+)/Cl(-) exchange transporter 7 isoform X2 gives MANVAKKVSWSGRDRDEEDEDGQAGETTPLLNGTGPGAAAGGRQLTPSSFLRIGQLSNVDLNEDIRELETEFPRQCPNEIPHNEKLLSLKYESLDYDNSENQLFLEEERRINHTAFRTVEIKRWVICAMIGILTGLVACFIDIVVENLAGLKYRVVKGNIDKFTEKGGLSFSLLLWATLNASVVMVGSVIVAFIEPVAAGSGIPQIKCYLNGVKIPHVVRLKTLVIKVCGVILSVVGGLAVGKEGPMIHSGAVIAAGISQGRSTSLKRDFKIFEYFRRDTEKRDFVSAGAAAGVSAAFGAPVGGVLFSLEEGASFWNQFLTWRIFFASMISTFTLNSVLSVYHGNAWDLSSPGLINFGRFDNEKMGYTIQEIPIFIFMGVVGGILGALFNALNYWLTMFRIRYIHRPCLQVVEAMLVAAVTATVGFVMIYCSRDCQPIQGSTVAYPLQLFCADGEYNSMATAFFNTPEKSVVNLFHDPPGSYNPMTLGMFTLMYFFLACWTYGLTVSAGVFIPSLLIGAAWGRLFGISLSYLTKGSIWADPGKYALMGAAAQLGGIVRMTLSLTVIMMEATGNVTYGFPIMLVLMTAKIVGDYFVEGLYDMHIQLQSVPFLHWEAPVTSHSLTAREVMSAPVTCLRRIERVGTVVDILSDTSSNHNGFPVVESNPDTTQVAGLRGLILRSQLIVLLKHKVFVERANLSLVQRRLKLKDFRDAYPRFPPIQSIHVSQDERECMMDLSEFMNPSPYTVPQEASLPRVFKLFRALGLRHLVVVDNRNEVVGMVTRKDLARYRLGKEGLEELSLAQT, from the exons ATGGCTAACGTCGCCAAGAAGGTGTCCTGGTCCGGCCGCGACCGCGACGAGGAGGACGAGGACGGGCAAGCGGGCGAGACTACCCCGCTGCTCAACGGGACCGGCccgggggcggcggcgggcggccgGCAG cttactccctcctccttcctgcgcatcgggcagctgagcaatgtgGACCTCAACGAGGACATCCGGGAGCTG GAGACGGAGTTCCCTCGGCAGTGTCCCAATGAGATCCCCCACAACGAGAAGCTCCTGTCCCTCAAGTACGAG AGCCTGGACTATGACAACAGTGAAAACCAGCTGTtcctggaggaggagaggaggataaACCACACT GCTTTCCGCACGGTGGAGATCAAGCGCTGGGTGATCTGTGCCATGATCGGCATCCTCACCGGCCTCGTCGCCTGCTTCATCGACATCGTGGTGGAGAACCTGGCTGGGCTCAAGTACCGCGTGGTGAAGGGCA ACATTGACAAGTTCACGGAGAAAGGGGGCCTATCTTTCTCCCTCTTACTCTGGGCCACCCTTAATGCCAGTGTGGTGATGGTGGGCTCTGTGATTGTTGCTTTCATTGAG cccgtggcagctggcagtggcattCCCCAGATCAAATGTTACCTCAACGGTGTGAAGATCCCACATGTTGTCCGCCTCAAG ACCCTGGTGATCAAAGTCTGTGGGGTCATCCTCTCGGTGGTCGGTGGCCTGGCTGTGGGGAAG GAAGGACCCATGATTCACTCCGGAGCGGTGATTGCTGCCGGGATCTCCCAGGGCAGATCCACGTCTTTAAAGCGAGACTTCAAG ATCTTTGAGTACTTCCGCAGGGACACAGAGAAGAGAGACTTTGtgtcagctggagctgctgccggTGTCTCAGCTGCCTTTGGTGCCCCTGTAG GGGGTGtcctcttcagcttggaggaagGGGCTTCCTTCTGGAACCAGTTCCTGACATGGAGAATC TTCTTTGCCTCCATGATCTCAACATTCACTCTCAACTCTGTCCTGAGTGTTTACCATGGCAATGCTTGGGATCTCTCCAGCCCTGGGCTTATCAACTTTGGCAGGTTTGATAACGAG AAAATGGGATACACAATCCAGGAAATTCCTATCTTCATCTTCATGGGAGTGGTTG GTGGGATCCTTGGGGCCCTGTTCAATGCCCTCAATTACTGGTTAACGATGTTCAGGATCAG GTACATCCACCGGCCCTGCCTGCAGGTGGTTGAGGCCatgctggtggcagcagtgaCAGCGACTGTGGGCTTTGTCATGATTTATTGCTCAAGAGACTGCCAGCCCATCCAGGGGAGCACAGTGGCATATCCCCTGCAG CTTTTCTGTGCTGATGGAGAGTACAACTCTATGGCCACTGCCTTTTTCAACACACCTGAGAAGAGCGTTGTCAATCTCTTCCATGACCCTCCAG GTTCCTACAACCCCATGACACTAGGCATGTTCACACTGATGTATTTCTTCCTGGCCTGCTGGACCTATGGCCTCACAGTGTCTGCAGGGGTCttcatcccctccctgctgatTGGCGCTGCTTGGGGGAGgctctttggcatctccttgtcCTACCTGACCAAAGGCTCA ATCTGGGCTGATCCCGGGAAGTACGCCCTGATGGGAGCTGCTGCACAATTGG GTGGGATCGTGCGGATGACGCTGAGTCTCACTGTCATCATGATGGAGGCAACAGGCAATGTCACCTATGGCTTCCCCATCATGCTGGTGCTGATGACAGCAAAGATTGTTGGAGATTACTTTGTGGAG GGGCTCTATGACATGCACATCCAGCTGCAGAGCGTGCCCTTCCTGCACTGGGAGGCCCCAGTAACATCCCACTCCCTCACGGCCAG AGAGGTCATGAGTGCTCCTGTCACTTGCCTGCGGAGGATCGAGCGTGTGGGCACGGTTGTGGACATCCTCAGCGACACCTCCTCCAACCACAATGGCTTCCCAGTGGTGGAAAGCAATCCTGATACCACGCAg GTGGCAGGACTGCGGGGTTTGATCCTGCGTTCCCAGCTCATTGTCCTGCTGAAGCACAAG GTTTTTGTGGAAAGAGCCAACCTGAGCCTGGTGCAGCGACGGCTGAAGCTGAAGGATTTCCGGGATGCCTACCCACGCTTCCCCCCGATCCAGTCCATCCACGTCTCCCAGGACGAGCGTGAGTGCATGATGGACCTCAGCGAGTTCATGAACCCCTCTCCATACACTGTACCCCAG GAGGCATCTCTGCCAAGGGTGTTCAAACTCTTCCGAGCCCTGGGACTGCGGCACTTGGTGGTTGTGGACAATCGCAATGAG GTGGTGGGCATGGTCACACGTAAGGACCTGGCCAGGTATCGGTTGGGCAAGGAAGGCCTGGAAGAGCTCTCGCTGGCACAGACGTGA